Genomic window (Streptomyces sp. NBC_01431):
CTACGGGGACCTGGACGCGCAGGTCGCCTCCCTCGCCGAACGGATGCTGGCCGCCGGGGTCACCGCCGGCCAACCCGTTGCCGCGGTCCTGCCGCGCGGCGCCGACTCCGTGGTGACGCTGCTCGCCTGTCTGCGCACCGGAGCTGTGTACTGCCCGCTGTCGCCGTCCGACCCGCCCGCCCGCCTCGAACTGCTGCTCGACCGGTTGGCCCCGGCGCTCGCCCTCACCGCCCCGGGCAGCGCGGTGCGCGTCCCCGAAGGCCTCCCGCACGCCCACACCGACGCGGCCGCCCTGCCCGCCGCCCGCCCGGCGGACCCCGTACCGGGCGCGGCGTACATCATCCACACCTCCGGCTCGACCGGCGTACCCAAGCCCGTCGCGGTCGGCCGGGAAGCCCTGGTGAACCATCTGACCGGCGCGGCCGAGCGGTTCACGCTCGCGGCCGGTGACCGGGTGCTGCTGTTCGCCCAGCCCTCCTTCGATGTCGCCCTCGAAGAGGTCCTGCCGTCGCTGTACGCGGGCGCCTGCCTGGTCGTACCCGAGCAGGACGTGCCGACCGGTGGGGAACTGGCGGAACTCCTCGGCGCCGCCCGGGTCACCGTCGCCAACCTGCCCACCAGCTACTTCCTCGCCACCCGCGAGGACCTGCTCGCGGTGCTCCAGGCAGGCCGCTGGACGCCGAGGCTGCTCGTACTCGGCGGCGAACGCATCCCGGCCGACGTGATGCGGACCTTCCTCACCGAAACGGGTGCGGGCACCGACACCGGATTCGCCGTACTCAACGTCTACGGCGTGACCGAAGCGGCCATCAGCTCCACCGTGCACGAGATCACCCCCGACGGCCTGCTCGACGGGGCGGAGGTCCCGCTCGGCAGCGAACTGCCCGGTGAGCGCGTCCATGTCCTCGACGCGAGCCTGCGACCGCTGCCCACCGGCGCGGTCGGCGAACTCGCCATCTCCGGGGCCGGGTTGGCCGAAGGCTACGTCGGCAACCCCGAGGCCACCGCGGCCCGCTTCGTCACCATCGACGCGCTCGGCGGCGAGCGCGTCTACCTCACCGGCGACCTCGGCTACCGCGGCCGGGACGGACTGCTCCGCTTCCTTGGCCGCCGCGACAACCAGATCAAACTGCGCGGCTACCGCATCGAACTCGAAGAGGTCGAAGCCGCCGCCTCGGCCGTGCTCGGCGGACGGTCCTGCGCCGTCGTACTCGACCGGGAAGCCGACGGCGGGCCGCGCCTCGTCGGCTTCCGGGAGCGCGCCGACGAACGCGAGGCATGGGACGAACAGACCCTGCACACCGAGCTGAGCGGCCGCCTGCCCGGCGCGCTCGTCCCCGGCCGCTGGGTGCTCCTCGACACCATGCCGACGCTGCCCGGCGGCAAGCCGAACCGGGCGGCGCTGGCCCGCATGGCCGCCGAACTGGCCCCGGCCGCCCCGGTCGAGGAAGCAACCCCGCTCGCCGACCCCACGCTGTCGGACGACCCCGCGGTGGTGCTGCTCGCCGACGGCTGGCGCGAGGTCCTCGGCCACAACAGCTTCGATGCGACTTCGCACTTCTTCCACATCGGCGGGCACTCGCTGCTCGCCGCACAGCTGGCCGCCTGGCTGGAACCGCGCATCGGTGACCGCCCGCCGTTGCGCCTCCTCTTCCAGCACCCGGTCCTCGCGGACCAGGCCCGCGCGCTCGCCGAGATCGCCATCCCCACCCCCGCCACCGCATCGACCACGCCGAAGGAGTCGTGATGAGCGAACAGTTGATGGAACGTCAGAGCATGACGGCCCTGAGCGTCCTGCACGGGGCGCCCCTCGCCGAGGCCGCCGAGAGCGGGGTGCTCTCCCGCTACGAGGAGTGGGTCCGCAACTCGCCCGGGGCCCCCGCAGTGATAGACGGGGAGTTCCGCTGGACGTACGGGCAGCTCGATGAGATGGCCGACGAGGTCGCGGACGTCCTGCGCGACCGGGTGCGGCCCGGCGACCTCGTCGGGGTCTGCCTGGACCGCTCGGCCGCGCTGGTGGTCACCGCGGTCGCACTGGCCCGGCTCGGTGCGGTCTATCTGCCGCTCGGCCCGCGGCCGGGGGAGCGCCGCATCGCCGCGGTCACCGAAGACGTCGGCGTCGTCTGCCTCATAGGCGACCCCGATGTGCTGATGGACCGTCATGAAGGTGTCGAGCACGTCGGGTTGTCGCTTCCGAGTGAGGGTGTCAACGCCGCCGCCCGCGTCGTCGCGGCCTTCGCGCCCCTCGCCCCGGGTGCCCGCACGGCCCCGCCCGAAGCGCTGTACGCCGTGCTCACCTCGGGTTCCACCGGGCGGCCCAAGGCGGTCGTCGTCGCCGAGCCCGCCCTGGGCTCGCTCCTCGACTGGTACCGCCAGGAGACCGGGCTCGCCCCCGGGGACCGGCAGTCCCTGCTCATCGGCGTCGCCTTCGACCCCCACCTGCTTGAGCTGTGGGCCGGTCTGACGTCCGGCGCCGCGCTCATACCCGCGCCGGACGAGGTCCGCTGGGACCCGGCCGCGCTCACCGACTGGTGGCGCGAGGCGGCCGTGACCTGCGTCGTCTCGGCCACCCCCATGATCGAACCGCTCCTGGACCGGCCCTGGCCGCAAGACCTGAAGGTCCGTCACCTCATGGTCGGCGGCGACCGGATGCGCCGCCGCCCCGGCCCCGATGTGACCGCCACCCTCCACAACGCCTACGGCCCCGCCGAGGCCACCATCATCACCACCACCCACGCCATGCGGGCCACCGACGCCGACGTGGACACCGACGCCGCGCCGCCCATCGGCACCCCGATCGCCGGGGCGACCGTGGCCGTCACCGAGGAGGACGGCACCCTCCTGCCGCGCGGCGAGGACGGTGAACTCCGCATCGGCGGCACCTGTCTGGCCCTCGGCTACCTCGACCCGGACCTCACCGCCCGGCGCTTCACCGCCCCGCCGGCCGAACTGCCGGACCTGGACCGCATGTACCGTACGGGCGACCGGGTGCGCATGCTGGACGACGGACAGTTGGTGTTCCTCGGCCGCCTCGACGACCAGGTGAAGATCAGCGGCGTACGTATCGAACCGGCCGAGGTGGAAGCCGCGTTCGAGCAGAACCCGGCGGTCCGCAGCGCCGTGGTCACCGCCCCCCGCGACACCGAGGGCCGCGCACGACTCGTCGCGCACGTCCTGCCGGCCGCGGGCGCCGAGCCCGCCACGGACGAACTGCTCGCCGCCGTACGGGCCTGGCTGCCCGAGCAGGCGGTGCCCTCCACCGTACGGATCGTGGACGCCTTCCCGCTGGACGCCAACGGCAAGGTGGACCGGGCCGCACTCCTCCAGAAGACCGGGACCGTCGCAGCCTCGGAGCCGGCCGCCGCCACCGTGCCGCAGGGCGCCACCGCCGACGAGCGGCTGGTCCTGGCCACGGTCCGCGATCTGCTCGGCCGCCCCCAGACCACCCTGGACGAGAACTTCACCGACGCCGGTGGCACCTCCCTCATCGCGGCCCGGCTCCTCGAAGCGCTGGAGAGGGCGACCCAAGTCCGGCTGCGCGCACCGGAGTTGCTCCGCCAGCCCGACCTGAGGGCGATCGCCGCCGTACTCGGCAAACGGCGCGCCGCCACCCGGCCCGAGGGGGTCTGACATGACGACACGCTCCCCGCAGCCGCTCATCGACCCCCGGAAGGAAACCGTCGTGCCCGCAACCTGGACCGGCCTGCCCGCCCTGGTGGCCCGGCACGCCGAACGGACGCCGCACGCCCTCGCGGTGGCCGACGGCGACACCACACTGACGTACGCCCAACTCGACTCCGCCGCCCGCCGCCTGGCCTCGTACCTGCGTGAAGGGGGCGTACGCCCGGGTGACGCCGTGGCACTCCTGATGCCCCGCTCGGCCAGGACCGTTGTCGCGCAGCTCGCCCTGTGGTGGGCGGGCGCCGTCTGTGTGCCGCTCGACCCGGCGCACCCGCGGCCGCGTACCGAGGCGATGCTCGCCGATTCCGGTGCCACCCTGACCGTCGGCGACAGCAAGCTGCTCGAAGCGGCCGGGACGACCGGCGCCGCCCTCGCTCTCCCCGGCGACGCGCAGTTGACCGGCGCGGAGATATCCACGGCGGGGCCGGGCGCCGACGACACGGCGTTCATCATGTTCACCTCCGGATCCACCGGACGCCCCAAGGGCGTGGCCGTCCCACATGGCGCCATCGCCGAGCTGGTGACCGACCCCGCCTATGTCACCGTCACCGCACGCGACCGGGTGCTGCTGCACTCCCCGGCGACGTTCGACGGCTCGACGTTCGAGGTGTGGTCGGCGCTCGCCAACGGCGCGGCCGTCGTGGTGTGCACCACCGAACGGCCCTCGTTCGAGGACCTGGCCAAGGAGGTGGAGCGGCACGGCGTGACCGTCGCGTTCTTCACCACCGCCCTCTTCCACCAGCTCGCCGCCCGCCGCTCCCGCGTCTTCACCCTGCTGCGCAGCGTCGTCGTGGGCGGCGAAGCCATGGCGTCCCAGCACGCCCGCGCGGTCCTGCGCGCGTTCCCCTGGGTCGAGCTCGTCAACGGCTACGGTCCGACCGAGACGACGACGTTCGCCACCGCCCACCGGGTCACCGACGCCGACTGCGACGGACCGGTGCCGATCGGCCGCCCCGTCGCCGGTGCCACCGCCCACATCCTCGACGCCTCGGGAGCCCAGGTCGCCGACGGCGAGCGCGGCGAACTGTGGATCGGCGGCACCCGGCTCGCCCACGGATACACGGGGCAGCCCGAACTGACCGCGGAACGCTTCGTCGACCACCCCTCGCTCGGCCGCCTCTACCGCACCGGTGACCTCGTCTCGGCCCGCCCCGACGGCACCCTCGACTTCCACGGCCGCACCGACGACCAGGTCAAGGTGCGCGGCTTCCGCATCGAGCCGGGCGAGATCGAGCACGTGCTCCGCGAGCAGCCGGACGTGGACGACGCCGCCGTCACGGTACGCCGCCCCACCCCCGACGACGCGCGCCTCGCGGCGTTCGTGGTCGCCGGGCCGGGCCCGGTGCCCCGCTCCGAGGCGCTCCTGGCCCGCCTCACGGCCCTCCTGCCCGCACAGCTGGTCCCCGACGAGCTGACCCTGGTCGACCGCCTCCCGCTCACCACCTCCGGCAAGGTGGACCGCAGGGCGCTCGCGGACCTCGGCACGGCGGCCGCCTCGGGCGCCACCGCGGCGCCGCTCACCCCGCTCCAGCAGGCCGTCGCCGACGTGTGGAGCCGCTCGCTGGGCTGTGAGGTGACCCGGCCCGACGCCGACTTCCTCGAACTCGGCGGCCACTCCCTGCTCGCCCTCGTCGTCACCGAGGACCTGCGCGAAGACCTCGGCGTGGAACTGTCCCTCGCCGACTTCTTCACCGCCCCCACGGTCGCTGGACACGCCGCCCTGGTCGAGCGCGCCCTGCTCGCCGCCCACACCGATCTGCACCCCGACGCGCCCGAGGACTCCGATGGCCACTGACCCCTCCGCCCTACAGGAAGAGCTGCTGCGCAGGGCCCGTGCCCGCGCCGCCCAACGCCCCGCCGCCACGGCGCCCGCCGCGGCCCGTGACCTCGGCCCCGGCCCGCTCTCCCACGCCCAGCGCCGCATGTGGCTGATGGAACGGCTCGGCCGGAGCGGGGCCCAGTACAACGTGCCCTTCGCCACCCGGCTGAGCGGCCCACTCGATGTGACGGCCCTGGGTACGGCGCTCACCGCGCTGGTGAGCCGCCACGAGATCCTGCGCACCCGCTACGGCCGGCACGGCGAAGAGCCCTACCAGGAAGCTGTGGCCGCGCCGCAGAAGATCGCGGTCAACGTGGTCGAGACGGAGGGCGACGGCACCGCCCTCCTCGCCGAGGAGGCCCGACGGCCGTTCGACCTCGCGGCCGGCGCCGTCCCGCGTGCCCTCCTGCTGCGGCACGGACCGCAGGATCACACCGTCATGCTGACGTTCCATCACATAGCCATTGACGGCGGCTCGTTGGAGACCGTCGCCCACGAGCTCGCCGAGCTGTACGAGTCCGCTGTGGACGGCCGTTCCCCCGCGCTGCCCGAGCCGCCGCAGTACGCGGACTTCGCGCGCCGCGAGCACACGGACGCGGCCCGCCTCGATGAGGGCCTGGCCCACTGGGGCCGCCGCCTGACCGGAGCCGTACCCGCACGACTGCCCCGGCCCGCCGTCGTGCCCGCCGACGTCGCCGCCCAACCGGCGGCGACCCGCACCACCCCGCTCGGCGAGAACGTGCTGCCCGCTCTGCGTGAGCTGGGGCGACAGCGCCGCGCCACGGTGTTCACCGTGGCACTCGCCGCCGCGTTCGCCGCACTGCACCGGCTCACCGGCGAGGACGACCTCGTCATCGGCTGCGCCGCGACCCATCGTGAGGGGCAGGCCATGCGCGGCCTGGTCGGCCTGTGCGTCAACACCCTTCCGGTACGCGTGGACCTGTCCGGAGACCCCGGCTTCGCAACGCTCGTGGAGCGCGTACGCGATGGGCTGCTCGATGCCCAGCAGCACCGGGAAGTACCGTTCGATCTGATCCTTGAACGGCTCGGGGCCACGGCACGGGGCGAGGACGGCACGGCCCTGGTCCGCGTCACCTCGGACGTCCTGGGGGAGCCGACCGCGCTGCGGCTGCCCGGACTGTCGGCCCGCCCGGTCGAAGTGGGCGTCGGCGAGGCCAAGTTCGACCTGACCTTCGCCCTGGTGGACGACGACGCCCCGGCGAGCCTGGTCCAGTACGGGCGTACGGCCCTCGACGACGAGACGGGCCGCAACCTGAGTGCGTCCTTCGCCGAGCTGCTCGCCGCAGTCGCGGCCGACCCCGAGCTCCGCCTTTCCCAGCTGCCCGGCGACGCCCCGCGGCCACCGGCCGACGCGGGACACCCCGCCGAAGCACAGCTGTTGGCACACCCCGATGTGGCCGACGCACATGTGCCGGACCCGGGCGACGGCCCTCTGCTCGGCTACGCGGTACTGGCCCGCACCGGTGGCCCGTCACCGGTCCAGCTCCGCGCCCACCTGCGCAGGACGCTGCCGCGCGACCTCGTTCCGGCCGCCGTCACCCTGCTCGACACGATGCCGCGCGGCGCCGACGGCGCCGTGGACGCCGACCGCCTGCCCAGGGCGCGGATTGCGGCGCGGCCCAAGAGCCGCCACCTGGAAGCGGTTACGAAGGCGTTCGCGGGTCTGCTCGGGCAGTCGCCCGCCCCCGACGACGACTTCTTCGCACTCGGCGGGCACTCCCTCGCCGCGGTGCAGCTCGCCGAACGCCTGCGCACCACGCACAAGGTGGCGATGGTCGGCCTGGACATCATGCAGTCCCGTACGCCACGAGCCGTCGCGGCCCTCCTGGACGTGCGCGAGGCGGAGCGGGCGGCGGCCCTCGCCACCGCGCCGCCCCCGGCCGCACACCCGCGCCGGACGCGAAAGGGCACGGTCCTGGTGACCGGCGGCACGGGCGGTGTCGGTGCGTTCGTCCTGCGCGAACTGGCCGCCCAGGGCCGACCGGTGCTCGCACTGGCCCGCCCGGAGTCCGCACACCTCGTGACCGCCGACGGCATCGAGGTCATCGAGGGCGATCTGAGCGACCTCGGCAGCCTGCGCGCCGCGGTCGAAGGCGCCGACGCGGTGATCCACGCCGCGTGCACGTTCACCCGTCCCGAGGTGGACGTGGCGGCCATGGAAGCGATGGTCGACGCCTGGCGAGGCGGCCCCTTCGTCTTCGTCAGCAGCGTGGACGCCTACGGCCACCCGTCGGCCGCGCGGGTCGCCGAGGAATCACCGTCCCAGTACCCGTTGAGCGCCTACGGGCAGGCCAAGCTCGACTGCGAGCGGATCCTGCTGAGGGCGGCCGGCACCGAGGGCCGGGGCGGCGCCAGCGCCGTACGCTCGCCCATCGTGTGGGGCGCCCACGACCGACTGCGCGACCAACTGCGCTGGGGTGCGACGGGGTTGCTCTACCAGGCCGCCGTGAAGGGCGAGCCCATCAGTCTTCCCGCCCCCGGCACCGGCGGCCACGACTGGTACGGCGCGCCCTGGGTGCACGCCGCCGCCCTGGCTCGCGCCGTGACGTCCTGCCTCGACGCTCCGGTGCACGGCGTGGCCAACGCGGTCGGCGGCCACGTGGCCTGGTCCGACCTGACGGCCGAGCTGCTGACCCTGCTGAACAGCGACAGCGTCGTCACGCTCGACGACACGGTGCACCCGGACCTGAACCACCGCTGGCACTACCGCGCGGACCGCCTGTCCGAGGCGCTGAGCCCCCGGCCGGACGAGGACCTGCACACGGTGCTCGCGGCGATGATCACGCCCGAGGGCCGCTGACACTCGCCTACCGGACCACGCATGACGGCAGACACGTCGGAGGCGTCCGCCCATCAGGGCGGACGCCTCCTTCCTGTTTCCGGCAATGATTCCTTTGCCCGGCGATTTCCCGGCGACGATTCCTGTTCCCGGCGATGAGTTTGCGGACCGGCCCGGGTCCCTCCTCCCGGAGGCCGACCGACGGCCCCACCCACTTCATGGAGGAGCCCACCATGTCCGAGACCACCACATCCGTCGCGTCCGCCGGTGCGGACACCACACAGGTCTCCCGTCACCGTCGCACCGCCGTGGCGATCACCACCGTACGGATCGTGCTCGCGCTGTTCTACGGCATCGCCAGTGCGCTGCCGAAGCTGCTCGCCCTGCCCGCCGCCACATCCGTCTTCGACCGGATGGGCTGGGGCAGCACCGGGATGTATGTCATCGGCATCCTGGAACTCGCGGGCGCCATAGCCCTGTTGCTCCCCGCGCTCTCCAGCCTGGCGGCGCTGTGCCTGGTCGCGCTCATGGCGGGCGCCTTCGTCACCCAGCTCGTCGTCATGGACGGCCAGAACGCCGCCACACCGCTGATCTTCATGGTCCCGCTGCTCACTGTCGCCTGGCACGGTCGGGCCCGCTTGGCGGAGCTCCCGCGGATGATCCGCGCGTCGCGCTGAACGGCGTCCTGTCGGGCTGTCCGATTTTTACCATGGCAGGTCCCGAGTGGACCTCGCCGTCGAGCAGCCGCTCCGGGAGGCTTCGTACAGCCGCCGACGCACATCGTTGATCCCACATCACGCGGTGCGAGGCGGAAGTTGACCACACCTTCAGGAGGACGGCCATGCCCTTGGCGA
Coding sequences:
- a CDS encoding non-ribosomal peptide synthetase; amino-acid sequence: MLPLSSSQEIVWLHEQVQPGSRAYNFTASLDLWGTLDVDALRSGLAATLARHAGLRLELVPVAGAMPGQRVADECLPRLRTVDITWEADPEAAFEELLRSEAETPLDTFEAPLLRWTLVKLADDQHRLIHVEHHLIHDGHSFAILLNDVFSVYRAQVIGEEAELGTAGSYADHVRAQAADTRADEQRASLEHWTAELRDASYDMPLPGLTRPGARRRHHGGQLRQSIGADLAERLRAHTRERGLTPFATLLGLFAELLRRHSGRSQMVVGTAVGNRPRGFEDAVGMFVNTIPLRLCLDAEAPAEDTMDEVTDTLIRALPHQEVPIQELTRALGLHTSGADNPLFSVMFSAHDAALPEIDVPGLDITLFEGFNTGTTRFDLDVVLLPDDRRGVSPRHGVAGMTLVWDYDADLFGEDVAKLLAERFLDLLRAYLDAPATILADLALPPATEAAAVLAPVTSDRDPLDPAAAHHPSLPALLIGARRLTYGDLDAQVASLAERMLAAGVTAGQPVAAVLPRGADSVVTLLACLRTGAVYCPLSPSDPPARLELLLDRLAPALALTAPGSAVRVPEGLPHAHTDAAALPAARPADPVPGAAYIIHTSGSTGVPKPVAVGREALVNHLTGAAERFTLAAGDRVLLFAQPSFDVALEEVLPSLYAGACLVVPEQDVPTGGELAELLGAARVTVANLPTSYFLATREDLLAVLQAGRWTPRLLVLGGERIPADVMRTFLTETGAGTDTGFAVLNVYGVTEAAISSTVHEITPDGLLDGAEVPLGSELPGERVHVLDASLRPLPTGAVGELAISGAGLAEGYVGNPEATAARFVTIDALGGERVYLTGDLGYRGRDGLLRFLGRRDNQIKLRGYRIELEEVEAAASAVLGGRSCAVVLDREADGGPRLVGFRERADEREAWDEQTLHTELSGRLPGALVPGRWVLLDTMPTLPGGKPNRAALARMAAELAPAAPVEEATPLADPTLSDDPAVVLLADGWREVLGHNSFDATSHFFHIGGHSLLAAQLAAWLEPRIGDRPPLRLLFQHPVLADQARALAEIAIPTPATASTTPKES
- a CDS encoding condensation domain-containing protein, whose protein sequence is MATDPSALQEELLRRARARAAQRPAATAPAAARDLGPGPLSHAQRRMWLMERLGRSGAQYNVPFATRLSGPLDVTALGTALTALVSRHEILRTRYGRHGEEPYQEAVAAPQKIAVNVVETEGDGTALLAEEARRPFDLAAGAVPRALLLRHGPQDHTVMLTFHHIAIDGGSLETVAHELAELYESAVDGRSPALPEPPQYADFARREHTDAARLDEGLAHWGRRLTGAVPARLPRPAVVPADVAAQPAATRTTPLGENVLPALRELGRQRRATVFTVALAAAFAALHRLTGEDDLVIGCAATHREGQAMRGLVGLCVNTLPVRVDLSGDPGFATLVERVRDGLLDAQQHREVPFDLILERLGATARGEDGTALVRVTSDVLGEPTALRLPGLSARPVEVGVGEAKFDLTFALVDDDAPASLVQYGRTALDDETGRNLSASFAELLAAVAADPELRLSQLPGDAPRPPADAGHPAEAQLLAHPDVADAHVPDPGDGPLLGYAVLARTGGPSPVQLRAHLRRTLPRDLVPAAVTLLDTMPRGADGAVDADRLPRARIAARPKSRHLEAVTKAFAGLLGQSPAPDDDFFALGGHSLAAVQLAERLRTTHKVAMVGLDIMQSRTPRAVAALLDVREAERAAALATAPPPAAHPRRTRKGTVLVTGGTGGVGAFVLRELAAQGRPVLALARPESAHLVTADGIEVIEGDLSDLGSLRAAVEGADAVIHAACTFTRPEVDVAAMEAMVDAWRGGPFVFVSSVDAYGHPSAARVAEESPSQYPLSAYGQAKLDCERILLRAAGTEGRGGASAVRSPIVWGAHDRLRDQLRWGATGLLYQAAVKGEPISLPAPGTGGHDWYGAPWVHAAALARAVTSCLDAPVHGVANAVGGHVAWSDLTAELLTLLNSDSVVTLDDTVHPDLNHRWHYRADRLSEALSPRPDEDLHTVLAAMITPEGR
- a CDS encoding DoxX family protein, which translates into the protein MSETTTSVASAGADTTQVSRHRRTAVAITTVRIVLALFYGIASALPKLLALPAATSVFDRMGWGSTGMYVIGILELAGAIALLLPALSSLAALCLVALMAGAFVTQLVVMDGQNAATPLIFMVPLLTVAWHGRARLAELPRMIRASR
- a CDS encoding non-ribosomal peptide synthetase, which codes for MSEQLMERQSMTALSVLHGAPLAEAAESGVLSRYEEWVRNSPGAPAVIDGEFRWTYGQLDEMADEVADVLRDRVRPGDLVGVCLDRSAALVVTAVALARLGAVYLPLGPRPGERRIAAVTEDVGVVCLIGDPDVLMDRHEGVEHVGLSLPSEGVNAAARVVAAFAPLAPGARTAPPEALYAVLTSGSTGRPKAVVVAEPALGSLLDWYRQETGLAPGDRQSLLIGVAFDPHLLELWAGLTSGAALIPAPDEVRWDPAALTDWWREAAVTCVVSATPMIEPLLDRPWPQDLKVRHLMVGGDRMRRRPGPDVTATLHNAYGPAEATIITTTHAMRATDADVDTDAAPPIGTPIAGATVAVTEEDGTLLPRGEDGELRIGGTCLALGYLDPDLTARRFTAPPAELPDLDRMYRTGDRVRMLDDGQLVFLGRLDDQVKISGVRIEPAEVEAAFEQNPAVRSAVVTAPRDTEGRARLVAHVLPAAGAEPATDELLAAVRAWLPEQAVPSTVRIVDAFPLDANGKVDRAALLQKTGTVAASEPAAATVPQGATADERLVLATVRDLLGRPQTTLDENFTDAGGTSLIAARLLEALERATQVRLRAPELLRQPDLRAIAAVLGKRRAATRPEGV
- a CDS encoding non-ribosomal peptide synthetase; amino-acid sequence: MTTRSPQPLIDPRKETVVPATWTGLPALVARHAERTPHALAVADGDTTLTYAQLDSAARRLASYLREGGVRPGDAVALLMPRSARTVVAQLALWWAGAVCVPLDPAHPRPRTEAMLADSGATLTVGDSKLLEAAGTTGAALALPGDAQLTGAEISTAGPGADDTAFIMFTSGSTGRPKGVAVPHGAIAELVTDPAYVTVTARDRVLLHSPATFDGSTFEVWSALANGAAVVVCTTERPSFEDLAKEVERHGVTVAFFTTALFHQLAARRSRVFTLLRSVVVGGEAMASQHARAVLRAFPWVELVNGYGPTETTTFATAHRVTDADCDGPVPIGRPVAGATAHILDASGAQVADGERGELWIGGTRLAHGYTGQPELTAERFVDHPSLGRLYRTGDLVSARPDGTLDFHGRTDDQVKVRGFRIEPGEIEHVLREQPDVDDAAVTVRRPTPDDARLAAFVVAGPGPVPRSEALLARLTALLPAQLVPDELTLVDRLPLTTSGKVDRRALADLGTAAASGATAAPLTPLQQAVADVWSRSLGCEVTRPDADFLELGGHSLLALVVTEDLREDLGVELSLADFFTAPTVAGHAALVERALLAAHTDLHPDAPEDSDGH